The following is a genomic window from Planctomycetia bacterium.
TCCGATCAGACACCTCGGAACCGCCCATGTATGCCCATGCGCCCATTCCAACGGACAACAGGCAGACCAGTGCGAAGGTGATGATGCGCCAGTATTGCTTCAAAATGGCCATTGATGGTTACTTCCGTTACCTGTCGGCCGTACGAGTGCCGATCCTCTCTAACAAAGCCGCCTAACTACCCGCGTTTGGCCTCAGGCGCTTTTTCATCCGCCTTGGGCTTGAACTCTTCGGGAATCAGGTTTGCCGGCGTATCGCTCTTGCGAATGATGATCTCCAGCACAAATCGCTGATCAGTGGCGATCGGTTCACCCGTAAGCGGATCCTCTGATTTGTACTTCTCGCGCAGGCGATTGACCTGCGTGCTGATGTCGCCGCCGCCTGAAGGCTCGTCAACCAGGCCGCCGCCGCCGAATCCCGGCGTCGAACCGCCGCGCCCCCCACGGCCACCGGTGCTTCGATCATCACCGCCGCGTGCCGGCGGCCTTCCGCCGCCGCGCCCGCGTCCGCCGCGAGAGTCATCTTCGGGCGGAGTGAAGGCATCAAAGCTTGAGGCTGAGCTGGTCTTCTTGCGCTCCATCACCGTGGCAAGGGTCGCCTTATCGAGATAAATGGCGCGGGATGGCATGCGACCGACTCGCTCCAGCGATTTGATGAGCCGGTTGTCGATCCACTTGGCCGGCTGCGCCATGGTCGTTCCGCCTTCGATGCGAATCGCCCAGCCGTCGCGCCCGCGACCCGGTGTTCCCTGGCCGGTGAAGACGGCCTCCGGGTCCTGAGGGTGATAGACCATGTCGAGCTTTTCGATCCAGATGTCCTCGCGGTCCTCGCGACTGGTCGACTTCGCGGCTGCGAGGAACTCCCGCGGAGATTTCGCGTTTCGAAACTCCGGAACCTGCGCCTCGGCAAACCCGCGATGAATAATTTCCAACACGCGGGGAAGATAAATGTTGTTCTCCGGCAGCGTGGACATCGCCACCAGGGTCGATCGGTCGCCCACCTTCAGCCGCTCAACGTCGCTGAGCTTGCTGGAGAAATACTGCGCCGCGCCGGCAATCTTGGCGGCACGCTCAACCGGCGCTTCGCTCACGGCGCTATTCAATATCTGCTCGGCCTGCTGCGTCGTACTAACGGGCATGACGGCGATGTTGGTCAGATTCCCGAGACCCGCCTGTAGTTGGTTGTTGGCCAGCACATTTCCGACCCATACGGAGCCGCCGGCAAGAGCCAGGCATGCGGCCGATGCCGCGAACCACGGCCGCTTCTTCCGCCACAGAATCGTGCGCTGAACCTCAAGCGGCAAAAGGCTCGACGTAACTTTTGCCAGCCCCAACCCCTGAAGGGCAAGTCCGTAAACGCCGGGGAAGCTGAGAATGTTTTCCGCGAAGGCGGGAGATTGCTCTTGCCCGCCCGTGATCAGTTTGCTGAAACCGGAAAAGCGATCGACCTCGAGTTGAAGATTCTGCTGAAGAAATTTCTGGAGGCCGGGTAGTTTGAAGGCGTTGCCCATGCCGATGACGCGGCCGATCCGCGCATCGCGGTGTGTCGAGGTGTAATAGCCGACCGATCGCTGAACTTCAGAGACGAGATCGGCGAAGACCGGCCGCATGGCCTGGAAAACCTGCCGGGCATACTTGGAAGTCGCGGCCGTCCGCTTAAGTTTTTCCGCCTTCTTGAAGGATATCTTGAACGCGGTCACCAGCGACTCGGTAAATCGGTTGCCGCCGATCGGAATCGGTCGCGACCAGATTCGGTTGCCCTCCATGACAATCAGGTCGGTGGCCAGCGCGCCCATGTCGAGAATGACGATCGACTCCTTCATCTCTTCGGGCTGCTCGGAACGAGCGGCGTTGTAGGCGGCCATCGGACCGGTCTGAACGATAAACGGCTCGATGCCCAGTTGCGTGAAGAGGATCAGGTAGTTTCGGATTAGTTCCTTGCGAATGGCGAAAATGCCGACCTCGACATCGGGCGAATCCTTCTCTACAAAAACCTGGTAGTCCCAGACGACTTCGTCAATGTCGAACGGGATCTGCTGACTGGCCTCGTACTGGACCATGTCCGGTATTTTCTTGGGCTCAACCGGCGGCATCTTGGTGAATCGGGTCAGGGTCTGCTGGCCTGGCACCGAGACGACCACGCGGCTGTCGGAGATGTTGTTTCGCGAGAGAAAGGTCTTGAGCGAATCGGTAATGAGCTGGGTCGAGTCGCCCTCGCCTTCCGAAAGGATGTTGGCGTGCTCGACGACGTCGAAGCCGAGCATCTCCACCTGCTCGCCCGACTGCTGGAGCTTGATGGCCTTCAACATGCACTGGCCGACGTCAATTCCCCATACTGCTTGTTTCGAGGCCATGAGACGCTCCTGCCATTTGGCATCATGCCGACAGGCAAATGTGCCGGTGGGGGCGAACCTTTTGCAATCCTATCGCAGGCATCCGCTCGGTATCGAGTTCTGACTTCCTTGCTCGCTGAATTCCCAGGCTTGCGTGCCGGATGGCGGGACCGTTCGTGGCTTTGTGGCCGCGGCCAACCGGTTCAGGTGGGCGGGGTTGCCTACATCTATACTCTATATGAGCACGGGAACGCAGTCAACGATTTGAGCGTCGTTCTCGGACGCACGCACGCCCGGCGGCACTCAAGCCGCTCGCAAACGCAGCGCCGCTGGGCCATACTCCCGCGATGCCCGAACTGACCCTCGCGGAAGCCGTTCCGACATTTCATTGGGCCGATTGGGGCGTCGTCGGCCTGTATCTAGTTCTGACGACGGTTCTCGGCGCGAAGCTCGCCGGTCGCCAGGCCACGGTCCGCGATTTTTTTCTCGGCGGCCGCAAACTCCCATGGTGGGCCATCTGTGGATCGACGATCGCCACCGAGATTTCGACGGCGACTTTCGTGGCCGTGCCCGCGGTCAGTTTCGCCGCCGGCGGAAATCTCACCTATCTCCAATTGGCAATCGGCAGCATCATTGCCCGTATCATCGTCGCCCTCTATTTCGTCCCCAAATACTTCGAAAAGGAAATCTACAGCCCTTACGACTACGCCGGCTACCGCTTAGGCGCCCGCGTCAAAAAGGCGACGACGGCTTTGTTCATGATCGGAGCCGTGCTCGGGCAAGGCGCAAGGCTGTACACCAGCGGATTCGTCCTCAGCACCGTCGCGGGCGTCGACCTGATCACCGCCGTCTGGCTCATGGGGATTTTCTCGGTGCTGTGGGCCATGATCGGCGGAATCACGATGGTCATCTGGACCGACGTGATTCAGTTCTTCGTGCTCCTACTCGGTGCGATGGCCGTCCTGTGGTATTCGTTTTCGAGCGTACCGGCGAGTTGGGGGGACATGCTTCAAATCGCCCAGGATGCTGATAAGTTCCGGCTCTTTGATTTCTCGTTCGACATGAGTTTGAACTACACCTTCTGGGTGGGAATTCTCTGCACGCCCTTCATCAATCTCGCCGCCTTCGGAACCGATCAGGTCATGACGCAGCGGATGTTCTGCTGCCGCAATCAACGCGACGCGGCAAAGGCGACCATCGTCAGCAGCGTCAGTATCTTCATCGCCCTGCTGATGCTGCTGGTCGGCGTCGCCCTGTACGTCTATTTTCGATTCCTTCCTTTTACCCCCGAGGAAGCGGCGCTGTTCGACGAACGCAAGACCTACCTCCTGCCGATCTTCATCGTTCGCGCGCTGCCCATGGGCATTCGCGGTCTCGTGGTCGCTGCGATCTTTGCCGCCGCCGTGTCGACGCTTGAATCCGCCCTGGCGGCCCTCGCCCAGACCACGTCCAGTCCACTGCTCAAGCGAATCGCCCCTCCCAAGAAGAAGGGCAGAAAATCTCGCAAGTCCGCCTTCTGGCAGAGCGAGGTCGCTGTCTCAAAGATGCTTGTCTTCGGTTGGGGAGTCGTCCTCTGCATCATGGCCTCTGCATGTCGCCTCTTGGAGAGTCGATTTGAGAATACAATTGACCTCGTTCTCGCCATGTCCGGTTACACCATGGGGCCGCTGCTTGGAATCTTTCTTCTCGCTATGCTTTCCAAACCGCCGAGCGACGCCGGCCTTCCCTGGGCCGTGCCCCTCGCCGTCCTTGGTGTATTCGGAATGCTTCAACATGACTGGAACATCCCCCTGCTGGGCGGAGCGTCCGCCGATCTGACCGACTGGATCGTTTGGGGCGGGTGTCTCGCGGCACTGGTCCTCGCTTTGAAGCACTTGCATGGGGATGTTCTCAAAGTCGGTGCGATTGCCGCAGCCGTCATCGTCATTGTGCTCC
Proteins encoded in this region:
- the pilM gene encoding type IV pilus assembly protein PilM; the encoded protein is MASKQAVWGIDVGQCMLKAIKLQQSGEQVEMLGFDVVEHANILSEGEGDSTQLITDSLKTFLSRNNISDSRVVVSVPGQQTLTRFTKMPPVEPKKIPDMVQYEASQQIPFDIDEVVWDYQVFVEKDSPDVEVGIFAIRKELIRNYLILFTQLGIEPFIVQTGPMAAYNAARSEQPEEMKESIVILDMGALATDLIVMEGNRIWSRPIPIGGNRFTESLVTAFKISFKKAEKLKRTAATSKYARQVFQAMRPVFADLVSEVQRSVGYYTSTHRDARIGRVIGMGNAFKLPGLQKFLQQNLQLEVDRFSGFSKLITGGQEQSPAFAENILSFPGVYGLALQGLGLAKVTSSLLPLEVQRTILWRKKRPWFAASAACLALAGGSVWVGNVLANNQLQAGLGNLTNIAVMPVSTTQQAEQILNSAVSEAPVERAAKIAGAAQYFSSKLSDVERLKVGDRSTLVAMSTLPENNIYLPRVLEIIHRGFAEAQVPEFRNAKSPREFLAAAKSTSREDREDIWIEKLDMVYHPQDPEAVFTGQGTPGRGRDGWAIRIEGGTTMAQPAKWIDNRLIKSLERVGRMPSRAIYLDKATLATVMERKKTSSASSFDAFTPPEDDSRGGRGRGGGRPPARGGDDRSTGGRGGRGGSTPGFGGGGLVDEPSGGGDISTQVNRLREKYKSEDPLTGEPIATDQRFVLEIIIRKSDTPANLIPEEFKPKADEKAPEAKRG
- a CDS encoding sodium/solute symporter (Members of the Solute:Sodium Symporter (SSS), TC 2.A.21 as described in tcdb.org, catalyze solute:Na+ symport. Known solutes for members of the family include sugars, amino acids, nucleosides, inositols, vitamins, urea or anions, depending on the system.), which encodes MPELTLAEAVPTFHWADWGVVGLYLVLTTVLGAKLAGRQATVRDFFLGGRKLPWWAICGSTIATEISTATFVAVPAVSFAAGGNLTYLQLAIGSIIARIIVALYFVPKYFEKEIYSPYDYAGYRLGARVKKATTALFMIGAVLGQGARLYTSGFVLSTVAGVDLITAVWLMGIFSVLWAMIGGITMVIWTDVIQFFVLLLGAMAVLWYSFSSVPASWGDMLQIAQDADKFRLFDFSFDMSLNYTFWVGILCTPFINLAAFGTDQVMTQRMFCCRNQRDAAKATIVSSVSIFIALLMLLVGVALYVYFRFLPFTPEEAALFDERKTYLLPIFIVRALPMGIRGLVVAAIFAAAVSTLESALAALAQTTSSPLLKRIAPPKKKGRKSRKSAFWQSEVAVSKMLVFGWGVVLCIMASACRLLESRFENTIDLVLAMSGYTMGPLLGIFLLAMLSKPPSDAGLPWAVPLAVLGVFGMLQHDWNIPLLGGASADLTDWIVWGGCLAALVLALKHLHGDVLKVGAIAAAVIVIVLLHAWNLGLDGEGSTKYPSYTWSYAVGPLITMGLGYVLGGRKSATPQKA